taaattcaatacaaaatgaccacgaatctaagattctatttataacatgaccaacacattttctctttattttatgctcttgTCACCTTTTTATTACAGtgttaaagagttttacttaagaaatttgctggaataatgacatcatttcgtcacaaaaatgacgtcatttcacatttatataactagtgtaataaactttttattctatatcctcattacaaaaccagctttccgtatttttattttcattcattgattacgcactttatgacgtatctcgtgtgacgtcatttctctgacgaaacatactagtataagcaagactctgcattttagggacaacaatatgcAGGTGGTAGTGTGtaataaatctagtagcaaattataccattttgatagcattgaacgaatccaaaaggcaaaacgtatttcggattgtatgtttgtcatgcataattgttaacttcgataggaataaaacaactcgctccgacaggattacgaattcgtaaattgtgttttggcctttgggtcagaatggtgagcatgtgtacaaacgctatcaacaaatactgtggtttaaaatacatttcgataaatggatggaagaacagaacatggaaaatggaaatgcatatcattgtaacttagttgttattaggctagcattggattaaagttgtcattgaggttaataaaattgattttttttgttttgctgttgcatatttgttttcaatttctagcaataacaatatcacttgcttttgcatttttttttctaacaataaaaattaattaaatatcacattctcgattcgtttttttatttcctctcatattttcaataggaaagtattaaaacgagacatacaagcaaaatatcgcctgtgtgaatcgattatagtacattcggatactttttctcggtaacggctttcaTCGTTATAAagcaattgcttagtgcacttgtactcaactgtccaatatggaaaaaatacagactttttggatccaataccgtaatatattggacggtcacgtggtacaaatgaagaatgccgattggatgaatttattggatatagaataacaCCCATGTAATAAACagaattgagcattacgttatttcactcctggagcctaggtcatgttataagatgagtttaataaattcaatacaaaacgaccactcatgcaagatcctatatttatcaaatatctcACTTCAGCACTGTACGGATGGCTGAAAGTGGCACAAGACCTGATGAACCGGAAAGATTCCCAAGACAGGGCAGTGTGTCCAGCAAACACGACCTGGTAAGATGATAAGTCGAGTGCAGTTTGTGTCCAGTACACAATGACAATTAACGCATAGTTTTCCCGTTTATATGTCTGCGTTTCCCCTACCCctattatatttcttaatgacATTTCAATCTAGATGGTTAATGTTTGCATAACTAAAGGCAGATACACGTTAACATCTTTAGAAAAAAGAACAACGGTAaatttatactgtatatcaataaTTGGTCCCAAATTAAATACTTTACTTCTGTaaaaaatgtgaaacattaaaaatgaataGCTCCGTTCTCATGAATCTTCTTATAACCACTTTTCAGTGTCTGCACGTGCCAAAGTACGACACTACTTTTTGGCTAACGTTTTGCacagttttctttcaaattataaaaaaaaactatttaaacatcaatatattgtatttacagacataacaattaaagtttaTATAATTTCGTTAAATTATGCAGCTTTAACCATAGCAATTTAGTTTATTATAAATAGTTATAACATTATTCGTTCCGCATTTGCAATTTCAGATAATAGagatttaaacattatatgtttAGTATGTTTATGAATGgatgtcataaatatatatgaactcGCAGTTGATTACCGTCTATATTTTCAGTGTCTTTATTTCAATCCacttaattcaatttattaattaattcatggtTGGCAATACTTGTACCGACTATTGGATTATTCACTAAGAACATACACacgaaattgtaatatattttcacaagataatacttaagaaataatatttttctatcatggtttgttgtcgaataacccacagtaaggagtatagatgcgtaggaattaaatcacgagtgcgaagcacgagtgatttgattacaggcatctatacaacttactgtgggttattcgacaataaaccattatagaaaaatataatttcgattctaacaagattctgattgatttggttcaagctttaggacgtgaactatatttttcaatactccgccttTCTTAGTACacagttcactatttagtgacgtcattgatgagtacaaacatatgacgtcgttttcattcataaatattttgcaaatgatgtcactttcattgaaaacaacaatcgtagaaacttaatgacggcacgtttattgatgctactgaaatgctgacatgctataaatgttttctgaattacgcttcctaaccaataacattctttgtaggtgtggttatgccacttatcaccaaatatacaatttgttatttcattacatttatacatgctacatttattacatttctttcagagcgggttttagcacgtgcattttactgcaatattttctttatttattcggaactattttcgaaacattaagctccgcccataagttattgcagaataacccacgcttgatttccttctttgtctatagaaaacaagtcgcgtgccgttttagaattttaaattgataatacatCGAATGGTATGGCCGtaaaagaataatttaaattggAATAATTTTAGTATTGCTGATTTATTTGACTACTAACGGTGTAATGTTATTTATGACATGTAGCGTGTTTCTAATTGAAACGTTTTTTAGATTCAGTGGGAAAATACCTCCGTTGAGACATGCACTATACTGAGCTGGCTCGGTTACGGACAGGAGATCATACAGGCTCGGAGAGACGCATACCGGGAGTATAGCAAGCTGTTAACTGCACGGTTTTGTGGAAAGGCAACGTATATTATGACGGGTAGCAAAGGTGAGGGGCTGAGCAGCTACTTGGAAAGTGATCGGGATCAAATGATTGTAAATAATAGAGTATTCTGTTTAGAAGATGATGTAAAGTCAATTGCCTTTCCTGGGGAGATAACCGTCTTGAGATCACTCAGCCGCAGGAGTTACCATGGTCACTGTAGACTGCTACTGGAGAGACTCGGTGCAACAATTCACAGGCACGTACATGGTGCGTTTTGTGATGACGGATATGGTCTCGAACTTTTGAGCAGTGACTTGTATGTTAATAACTGGTCGAACGAAGACTTGACTGAGGGCGAGGTGCAGCATGAGCGTGCGGGACCGTCAATTCCGAGTACAATGCATGGACACATGCACAGtgactatgtacatgcattacattaCTACTGCCCCAACATTCTGTCAAAATGGGCCGCAAGACCTCGCCACTGGCCGCCACCGGAAGTCGTTCAGAGGGTCGTATCACTTGGGGCATTTCTTACGCCTGTTGGATTTAAAGGAAGtgaatatcaacatgttgaatggagaGTGTGTTTTAACGCCGGTGAGATCGAACTAATTAGCAATCTTAACGACACTCAaactaaattgtatgttttattgaaaatgataaagaacGATGTATTACATCCACGTAAGAAAGAAGTTTCATCgtacacattgaaaaacatcGTTTTATGGATGGCGGAAAATAATTCTCAAGCctcgtttcataaaaaaagtattttgcagTGGTTGCATGAAGCATTGGATGCGCTTAGAGTTGCATTGATCACCTTAGAGCTACCATACTATATGATTCCAGAAAGGAATTTGATGGCAACCTCTGGACTGGATGAGGAACAGCAACGCACATGGATATCAACGATAACAGATATGCTCAATGAAGGTCCGAAGATGATACTCAGACTTCCAAAGATACGACAATGCATCGTAGCTCATCCTGAACCATTACGATGGTACAGCGGGAGGAGAATTGAGCTGGAGTTGTTGTGGCTCATGCGCATGAACAGAGACTTAATCTGTACGGATGAGAACGGGGAGGTTGACTTTACCGATGCGATTTGGCAGGCATTAATAAGACGAGAAAACGAGGTTATAACGGATGTTTGCGTGAGGATGAGAATGGAAGGGAGTCGAGTTATCAACACACAGGCTATTTTGGAAAGAATTCTGATGTAAAACGTTAACGATGATCAATAGATCACTAACAAGGCGCGGACAACACGTAATTATAACTTTTGAGTACATATTATCTTTAACGAATCACCGATCATTGTTGCCAAGAACGTGAAAATTATACAACTTATCGTTATAGTGATTTGTTCAGTAATTGATGTTTGACTTGAGACGTTCGTTTCACTTTCTAAAAATGTGCACAATTTTACAAAAGATCTGTTTACAGTAGGCTGAAAAATTTACCGAAACAATAAATGTcgatacaatttattaaaaaatgtcaatcgcATAGATGACAgtagtttgcaaaataaagttatgtaaagtaattttgctatattgtatatatctttacaaaatatgtacatatcGCGCTTGGAAACCAGCGGTATAATTTTAAGTTatgcatatatttcttttttgAACTAATAGTAGTAACTCATTTTGTCGACGTATGAAGAAATGTGACTTGTGTTTATTTGCGCAAGCATGTtaggaaataaagtgtgtttgTGTTATTTGTATCTCATCTTCTTATCTAAATGTTCACTTGGTTTATGGTTGGTATTGTTAACGCATTTGCACTGAATGAATATATGTGTTACTGGCAGTTACTGAAAGTCCACTTGTATTGTTGTAATTGCTGTAAATGTATCGATAATATTCTTGTTTTCCTTGTTGAGTTGAAACATTGTTGTGATTTGTAATATTTATCAAAAAGTATTGAACACATGTTTGCACTTATCGATAAAAATGGTGCATCTCTGTGTTCattcttatttttaaaatgtcttcAATAACGCTATTGTTGCATTCACAAATAAGAAATAAAGTACAGTTGTTTTATGCGAATTGATTAAACTACTTCTCATGTGAATGTATAATTGCTCGTGTTTTTTACTGGACAAGTGAATGTAAGCTTTTATTGAACACATATAATCTGTTTTCATCAAAACACATAGTCTGTATTGAGTCTAAAGATACAAAGATATATGTTATAGCATTGATGTTTTTATGCGGAAATATTTTCATACATGATAAACGTTATGGTTGATTTTCGTTAATCTAGTTATACCGTTAATCTCGTTTTGCTCTAAGCGTGTGCATGCTTTTTTTAGTTttcttttgttagtttttttagcgaggctgttttcggagaaaacctgagctattgtcattgccatctcgtcgtccgccgtccgccgtaggcgtcgtgctaaaaccttaacattggccatagctttttaaatattgaagatagccccTTGATATTTTGaatccatgtgtatctcatggagctgcacatttttagtggtaaaatttgaaggtgaacatcatcctttaaggtttagggtcgaaaaaacaaagtcaagggaagaaataagctttaaatggacatagatatctgacctgcccacgtatatatttttgttaaagtactcaaagcggtgcagtaggcggcattgtgtttctgacaaacaaattgtGGTaatggtcaatgtcatcctttacggtctatggtaacaaatacagatttaaaggaagtaataagctgtaaAAAAGGAggaaattattcaatattgaacatagccactttatatatttggcatgcatgtgtatctcatggagctgcaaattttgagtggtgaatctacaggcacggtagtggcttttaattatttgctactaaaaatagagacttgttacagacaattattttcaagggaagtaatttatataattataaatctcatattatatatttccttaccaataattgaagttcttttcacagttacatTACAGatgtattattttgataatttatatcccaaatgattgatttgtcaaagtttttttaatgatataattataatttctttgatgttcattacatacctgtggactgatgtccatagatacatgatcaactctggctatgatacTTTTGCCTCAATATAAGAGCTTTTTGaacggccgtggaccatccatCAACAGCTACACGGTGCTGAAGGACACTGTCCTTGGCTTGGTTATAGGTCCACGGGCGTAGATGTTAGTAGTTTTTGTATTGTTCAGTATCGGTTGGATCGTGAGGGGCACTGTGGGAGAAAAAGGACATGTTCTACCATGGCATTTGAAATGGCATTTAATAAACACTGGTATGTTCTGGTCACACTTATATGATTGTTAAGCATAAGCACATTTTTGAATTACAGTTCATTAGAGGTATCCAGTTAAAATCACTCTTACGCCATTGGCTACACGTATGTTATGGTCATTAAACTGTTGAATTTATACTAAATAcccattttgtgttgtaatcatATGAATGGAATGGAATTTTCTGCATTGAATGTATGAGCGATTGAGGACATATcatgtaaaaatgcatgatgCCTGATTACATTCCGAGGGTGTAACTTTGTATGTTTATTAGCAATACAATTAAACTCAGTTGCATAACCACGATAAATTCTTAGTTTTGTATGCTTCCTGTAAGAATGTAGGCGCCATTTTGCTTTTCGGAGGCcttattgaatatctatactaCTAAAGTGTGTCTTATAAACGTAAAGCCTTTAAATCGCTTTATAACATAGTCAATATTACATTTGTCAAGAGATAAGTATTATCATTTGAGCAACTTTTCTttactaaatataatatacatatagatAAAACATGAAAGTTTAAGAATATAAATTCGTCATATTTAACAATTTCTACGAATCGGATAATCAGAGTTGCCGATTTCATCTTAAATGTTAGAATGTAAATAAGTGTTTTCCAAATATTTAATATGTGGCGCTTGGGTGCAAATAAATACAAAGTCGTGATTTCACGTCATcgacactgtacaatggtaaaatcaatacacgcacttTTCATGGCCAGAACAAGGTTCCTCAGCTTCTCGACTAATAATAGAGCTTAGAAATAAACTGATGAAACTGTGTGCACTCCAAGGTAGACAAATCTTTTTTTTGTTCTTGGTTAATGTAACAGAGTTACATTTCTTAAGATCCGTTTTCAGGTTACAATCTTGCGGAAATGGAAATACGTTATCTACGCTGTTGGACTAGATGTTGAATTCAttgttttgtacttaaaaaaaatgcaaattattgtttattaatttgataaaactgggcataatgcatgtgcgtaaagtgccgtcacaggctaatcagggacgacatttt
This DNA window, taken from Dreissena polymorpha isolate Duluth1 unplaced genomic scaffold, UMN_Dpol_1.0 chrUn058, whole genome shotgun sequence, encodes the following:
- the LOC127863907 gene encoding uncharacterized protein LOC127863907; this translates as MAESGTRPDEPERFPRQGSVSSKHDLIQWENTSVETCTILSWLGYGQEIIQARRDAYREYSKLLTARFCGKATYIMTGSKGEGLSSYLESDRDQMIVNNRVFCLEDDVKSIAFPGEITVLRSLSRRSYHGHCRLLLERLGATIHRHVHGAFCDDGYGLELLSSDLYVNNWSNEDLTEGEVQHERAGPSIPSTMHGHMHSDYVHALHYYCPNILSKWAARPRHWPPPEVVQRVVSLGAFLTPVGFKGSEYQHVEWRVCFNAGEIELISNLNDTQTKLYVLLKMIKNDVLHPRKKEVSSYTLKNIVLWMAENNSQASFHKKSILQWLHEALDALRVALITLELPYYMIPERNLMATSGLDEEQQRTWISTITDMLNEGPKMILRLPKIRQCIVAHPEPLRWYSGRRIELELLWLMRMNRDLICTDENGEVDFTDAIWQALIRRENEVITDVCVRMRMEGSRVINTQAILERILM